The genomic DNA CATGCGAGACCTGGACCGGTTGTCGTACACGCTGCGCGTCGTCAAGGAGGCCATGCGCCTCTACCCGCCGGCCGCACGGCAGTTCCGCGTGACTTCCAAGGACGTCGATCTTGGCGAACACACCGTGCCTGAGGCGACACCCGTGATGGTGTGCCACTACCTGCTCCACCGGGGTGCCGATTCGTTCCCCGACCCAGATGACTTCATCCCGGAACGTTTCGGACCCGACTCGCCGCCGAGACATCCGCTGGCCCACATCCCCTTCGGCACCGGGAATCGGGTCTGCCTCGGTCGCCACTACGCGACCTTGGAGATCCATCTGCTGCTCGCGATGCTCGTCGGGCGATTCCGCTTCAGCTTTCCTTCTCCGCTTGACCCTCGGCTAGGAGTCACCCTGCGACCGCGGGAGCGCGGCACCGTCCTCGTGGCTCGGCGGGGGTATTCGCCCGGAGGCGACTCGTCACTTCGGCGCAGCGGCTCGTGCAGGCCAGAGGTCGGTGACCCGGAGATGGCCGTCATGGAGCGTCCATAGCCTCCGGGGGAACTCCCTGATCAACCGGCGATCGTGCGTCACGATTACCACCGGCCCTCTGAAATCGGTGAGCGCCGCCTGCAACGACTCGACAACATCAAAGGAGAGATGGTTCGTTGGCTCGTCGAGCAGCAGCGCGTCCGGGTTCGAGCCGACGAGGATGCCTAGCTCCACCTTGCGTTGTT from Luteitalea sp. includes the following:
- a CDS encoding cytochrome P450, giving the protein MRDLDRLSYTLRVVKEAMRLYPPAARQFRVTSKDVDLGEHTVPEATPVMVCHYLLHRGADSFPDPDDFIPERFGPDSPPRHPLAHIPFGTGNRVCLGRHYATLEIHLLLAMLVGRFRFSFPSPLDPRLGVTLRPRERGTVLVARRGYSPGGDSSLRRSGSCRPEVGDPEMAVMERP